The Chloroflexota bacterium sequence ATCGCCGGGGGCGCGACGAAGCTCCCGCTGACCCAGCGCGCCGTCATCAATCCGCGGGATATCCAGGAGCTCGTTTCCCAGCTCCGCCACTCGCTGCCGCAGGACATCGCCGAGGCGCAGCAGATCATCCGCTACCGCGACACCATTGTGAAGCAGTCCCAGGATGAAGCGACCGGCGTGCGCAAAGCGGCCGAGCGCGAGTCCATGGAGAAGGTCTCCGACACGCAAGTGGTGAAGGACGCGAAGACGCGAGCGGAGGAGATTCGAGCGCAGGCCAAGAAGGACGCCGCCGACCTCATCGCGCAAGCGGAGGTGCAGGCGACGACACGCATCAAAGGCGCGGACGAGTATGCCGTGGACGTCCTTCGCAAGCTCGAAGAGGAGCTGAACACGCTGCTCCTCACCGCCCGCCGTGGCCTTGAGGCCCTTGAGGCCGGCCGCGAGCTGCAAGAGGAGCAGGCGGAGCAAGAAGAAGAGGAAGAGCAGTCCTCCAAGGGCAAGAAGAAGCGCTAGCTCTTCTTCCCGGTCCGTCTCGCTCTCCGTCCGCCGTGCCTATAATGGGCACATCTCCCTAGCCGCTCGCGCTGAGGCCCCTGGGTGCACATCCGCCGCCTCTCCCTGGAAAACTTCCGCAATATCCAGCGCCTCACGCTGGACTTCCCGGTTGGGCACACGGTCCTCCACGGCGAGAACGCCCAAGGAAAGACGAACCTGCTTGAGGCGGTCCACGTCTTCGCGACGGGCAAGTCCATACGGGCGGAGACGGAGCGGGACATCATCCGGTGGGAGGCGCACGGGGACGAAATCCCCTTCGCCCGGCTGCAGGGCCTCTTCCGCAAGGCGAACCGCGACCTCCAGCTTGACGTGGTGCTCCAGATCTCAAGGGCCGAGGGCGTTTCCAGAGAAGAGGAGCCCCAGCTGGTGAAGCGCATCCGCGTGAACGGCGCGCCGAAGCGGGCGGCGGCGCTCATCGGCGAGGTGCAGGCCGTACTCTTCGAGCCGCAGGACATCGAGCTGGTCTACGGCTCGCCGGGAGGGCGCAGGCGCCATCTGGACGCCACGCTTTCACAGGTGGACCGCGTCCTTTTCGACGAGCTGACGAAGTACGGGCGCGTCCTGGAGCAGCGCAATCCCTTGCTGAAGGCCATCCGCGAAGGGCGCGCCGCCAAGAACGACCTGCACTTTTGGGATGACCGGCTCATACAATCGGGCAGCGCTATCATCGCGGCGAGGGCGCAGGCGCTCAGGGAGCTGGCGCTGCTCTGCCAGGCCGTCCACGGCGAGTTGACCGGAGGCAAGGAACGCCTCGAGGTCGTCTACAAACCCTCCGTGCCCTTACTTGGCGAAGGCGACGAAGCCGCCATCGCCAAGGCTTTCGCAGCGCAACTCGCGGCACAGCGGGAGCGCGAGCTGGCCCA is a genomic window containing:
- the recF gene encoding DNA replication/repair protein RecF, producing the protein MHIRRLSLENFRNIQRLTLDFPVGHTVLHGENAQGKTNLLEAVHVFATGKSIRAETERDIIRWEAHGDEIPFARLQGLFRKANRDLQLDVVLQISRAEGVSREEEPQLVKRIRVNGAPKRAAALIGEVQAVLFEPQDIELVYGSPGGRRRHLDATLSQVDRVLFDELTKYGRVLEQRNPLLKAIREGRAAKNDLHFWDDRLIQSGSAIIAARAQALRELALLCQAVHGELTGGKERLEVVYKPSVPLLGEGDEAAIAKAFAAQLAAQRERELAQGVSVVGPHRDDFSFLVSGVELASFGSRGQQRLATLALKLGEARYMTARTGEQPILLLDDVLSELDAPRRSFLLQNVSGHEQSILTTADLPSLDAGFRRKANLLRVSAGAIGRDA